In Odontesthes bonariensis isolate fOdoBon6 chromosome 6, fOdoBon6.hap1, whole genome shotgun sequence, one genomic interval encodes:
- the LOC142382213 gene encoding kinesin-like protein KIF27 produces MSEECVRVAVRIRPLLPKEVLHHHQVCVRVVPDSAQLMLGSDRLFSFDHAFGPTATQDEVYLSCVQPLVESLVNGYHATVFCYGQTGSGKTYTLGGKNQDEEGGIIDRVAQDLFLLLEEKRKKSDGVEAMVRASYMELYREELRDLLEMHTTHKELHIREDERGNTVVVGVKEMVVTSAEELLSVVEMGNALRHTGATGMNEHSSRSHAILTIHVNICRHRDNNSSLKSSKLCLVDLAGSERAGKTANPGTQLKEAAHINTGLLALGNVIRALSEHGRNRRGNSSNSAHIPYRDAKITRLLRDSLGGTAHTLMVACVSPSHHFVAETLNVLQFASKARHIRNCPGAASTQTEVKSCPTTWHPSEARLEELEYEVQTLRELLKEKEKDMEMERQMTAAGGGGEGDGFKQSSQIRISEPEKKVSKEEARHYCLLAQEAAALLSDVSGPATSLSFRRRLQDWQERLTAVCQSHQTSGGHKNQTHHVNILKLEEELCTCQETLHIKEQLLQQKDAELRQAQEEVEKLLQERRTHLVALEEEKERTQIQTEQLVNQQILIDRLRSNFVAFHETTSGATEEASASGYLGKRPNSVPLIRYSSVHRPPRTIHSSPPAYSLERVMAAFKMRGHLLLAEIEEKDDVYCPFIKQQAESKDRGQEKKEEEEDSFMDRKGFRRSLNRTWTCRQKKLEKSSGQDKKYNGGPLVQQPLQTTDTVDNCTRKARKVSATVRKIYDLSVNMRMKEDLIKELDKTEKESQAVDRHVRHSSDGGEAGVLARLSTQSQQVRVEVYHSLQHMKQQTAQLQSSLRQLRGTGEGSKELHHCGEQSAGNSTMHPQEESHRMMQECSWLEDEEEQVLKKRAELQELEEELKRREEVLLRREACLQQKNKLETKMLRYSQARSRDLLHVSMQLDSVEEQLERSRTVRETGGATIVELEKERDILLLKRDTLDAQLRDKRVLTVEEEHFLLQIQEAIEALDAALEFKNHAIQDKQEQLLVTGSSLHQSQSSEPAQLCDVIRKLKELSPPETVELLVKYFNKVVCLRESERHLRLRCEELELHASEQEAVLREMEAAMQRLALDVDRRLTQQHRDHQNNIQLLLKKLKEGVSGETQQAIQERLQHLEKELFFYKSTSRQLKKKVRELLSDALHPDNQPAHTHEHRQKLCNNMETHSQTNSEEVPTGTHITTTYTKIYTEQTDTKTHRDSSTNRLSHQMQCPPSPDCQTLKKTRLSECNQTLRQTHGRSARGQSGETLEMSPVRLCRQELVQISAADLQVSGSATRRQQSIVDTSTESTLEDSIEVSRKKDT; encoded by the exons ATGAGCGAGGAGTGTGTCCGGGTGGCGGTCCGCATCCGTCCCCTTCTTCCCAAAGAagtcctccaccaccaccaggTATGTGTGCGAGTGGTGCCGGACTCCGCGCAGCTGATGCTTGGCTCGGACCGTCTCTTCTCCTTTGACCACGCGTTTGGACCGACAGCAACCCAGGACGAGGTGTACCTGTCCTGCGTCCAGCCCCTGGTGGAGTCTCTGGTGAACGGCTACCATGCAACCGTTTTTTGTTACGGACAGACGGGGTCAGGCAAGACGTACACACTGGGAGGGAAGAACCAAG ATGAAGAGGGAGGAATAATTGACCGTGTTGCCCAGGATTTGTTCTTGTTGCTTgaggagaagaggaagaaaagtgATGGTGTGGAGGCAATGGTGCGCGCCTCATATATGGAGCTGTACAGGGAGGAACTTCGAGACCTGCTGGAGATGCACAccacccacaaagagcttcatATCAGAGAGGATGAGAGGGGAAACACAG tggTGGTGGGAGTCAAAGAGATGGTTGTCACTTCAGCAGAGGAGCTGCTCAGTGTTGTAGAGATGGGAAATGCCCTGCGCCACACTGGTGCTACAGGGATGAACGAGCATTCCAGTCGTTCTCACGCCATCCTCACCATTCATGTCAATATCTGTCGCCACAGAGACAACAACTCCTCTTTAAAGTCTTCTAAACTATGTCTGGTTGACCTAGCCGGTTCGGAACGTGCTGGAAAGACTGCAAACCCGGGAACACAGCTCAAAGAGGCTGCTCATATCAACACAGGCCTACTTGCGCTTGGTAACGTTATCCGTGCCCTCTCTGAACACGGTCGAAATCGTCGTGGTAACAGCAGCAACAGTGCACATATACCATACCGAGATGCCAAGATCACCCGTCTCCTTCGAGATTCCCTAGGAGGCACCGCCCATACGCTGATGGTAGCATGTGTAAGCCCCTCTCACCACTTTGTTGCTGAAACACTGAATGTGCTACAGTTTGCATCCAAGGCTCGTCATATCCGCAACTGTCCAGGAGCAGCATCCACTCAAACGGAGGTTAAATCATGCCCTACAACCTGGCACCCCAGTGAGGCTCGATTAGAGGAGCTGGAATATGAAGTGCAGACACTCAGAGAGCTTctgaaagagaaggagaaagacATGGAGATGGAAAGGCAGAtgacagcagcaggaggaggtggagagggGGACGGCTTCAAACAGTCCAGTCAGATCAGGATATCTGAACCAGAGAAGAAAGTGAGCAAAGAGGAAGCAAGGCACTACTGCCTCTTGGCACaggaagctgcagctctgctttCAGATGTCTCTGGTCCAGCTACAAGTCTTTCTTTCAGGCGGCGACTGCAAGATTGGCAGGAGAGACTGACAGCTGTCTGTCAGTCACACCAAACTTCAGGAGGTCATAAAAACCAAACTCACCATGTAAACATTTTGAAACTTGAAGAGGAACTCTGCACATGCCAG GAGACTCTCCACATAAAAGAACAATTACTGCAGCAGAAAGATGCAGAACTGAGACAGGCCCAAGAAGAAGTTGAGAAACTCCTTCAAGAGAGAAGGACCCACCTTGTAGCTttagaggaagagaaggagcgCACTCAAATACAG ACGGAACAGCTGGTGAATCAGCAGATTCTGATTGACCGCCTTCGCAGCAACTTTGTGGCCTTTCATGAGACAACCTCAGGGGCAACTGAGGAAGCAAGTGCCTCTGGGTACTTGGGTAAAAGACCCAACAGTGTCCCCCTGATCAGATACAGCTCCGTGCACAGGCCTCCTAGGACG atccaTTCCAGTCCACCAGCATATTCACTGGAGAGGGTGATGGCAGCTTTTAAGATGCGTGGCCACCTCCTGTTGGCTGAGATTGAGGAAAAGGATGACGTTTACTGCCCATTTATTAAACAACAGGCTGAGAGCAAAGACAGGGGTcaagagaagaaagaggaggaggaggacagttTTATGGACAGAAAGGGATTTAG GCGTTCTTTAAACCGAACATGGACCTGCCGGCAGAAGAAATTGGAGAAGAGCAGTGGACAAGATAAAAAATATAATGGAGGCCCATTAGTACAGCAGCCTCTGCAGACCACAG ACACCGTGGACAACTGCACAAGGAAGGCAAGAAAAGTCAGTGCTACTGTGAGAAAGATCTATGATCTGTCCGTCAACATGCGCATGAAGGAGGACCTCATCAAAGAACTGGACAAAACTG AAAAAGAATCTCAAGCAGTGGACAGACATGTCAGGCACAGCAGTGATGGCGGAGAGGCGGGTGTGCTCGCAAGACTTTCCACGCAGAGCCAGCAGGTTCGAGTAGAAGTGTACCACAGCCTGCAGCACATGAAGCAGCAGACAGCACAGCTTCAGAGCAGCCTGAGGCAGCTGAGAGGGACCGGCGAGGGCAGCAAAGAGCTTCACCACTGCGGG GAACAAAGTGCAGGGAATTCAACTATGCATCCCCAGGAAGAGTCACACAGAATG ATGCAAGAATGTAGTTGGctggaggacgaggaggagcaGGTTCTTAAGAAGagagcagagctgcaggagctagaggaggagctgaagaggagaGAAGAGGTGCTCCTGCGCAGAGAGGCCTGTctgcaacagaaaaataaactaGAGACCAAGATGCTACGTTACAGTCAG GCCAGGAGTCGGGACCTGCTGCATGTGTCGATGCAGTTGGATTCTGTGGAAGAGCAGCTTGAGAGAAGTAGAACTGTAAGAGAGACTGGAGGAGCTACCATAGTGGAGCTGGAAAAAGAGAGAGATATTCTTCTGCTGAAAAGAGACACTCTGGACGCCCAGCTCAGGGACAAaagagtcctcactgtggag GAGGAGCATTTCCTTCTTCAGATTCAGGAAGCTATAGAAGCTCTAGATGCAGCTCTAGAATTTAAAAACCACGCCATCCAGGACAAGCAGGAGCAGCTGTTAGTCACAGGCTCATCTTTGCATCAGTCACAAAGCTCTGAGCCTGCTCAgctctgtgatgtcatcaggaaGCTGAAGGAGCTCTCACCACCCGAGACTGTAGAGCTGCTTGTCAAATATTTCAACAAG GTTGTTTGTCTCCGAGAGTCAGAGCGCCATTTACGTTTGCGTTGTGAAGAGCTGGAGCTTCATGCCAGCGAGCAAGAGGCGGTACTAAGGGAGATGGAGGCCGCCATGCAGCGCCTGGCCCTGGATGTAGACCGCAGACTCACACAGCAACACAGAGATCACCAGAATAACATTCAGCTTCTATTAAAGAAACTTAAAG agGGTGTTTCAGGAGAGACACAACAGGCAATACAAGAAAGACTTCAGCATCTGGAGAAAGAGCTGTTTTTCTACAAAAGCACCAGCCGGCAGctcaaaaaaaaagtcagagagCTTCTCAGCGATGCACTACACCCTGACAATCAGCCCGCTCACACACATGAGCACAGACAAAAGCTATGCAACAATATGGAGACACATTCCCAAACTAATTCTGAGGAAGTACCCACAGGGACTCACATTACAACAACATACACAAAGATATACACGGAGCAAAcggacacaaagacacacagagaTTCTTCTACAAACAGACTTTCCCACCAAATGCAATGTCCTCCTTCTCCTGACTGCCAAACACTGAAAAAGACAAGGCTGTCTGAATGCAATCAGACACTCAGACAGACCCACGGAAGGAGTGCGAGAGGTCAGTCTGGGGAGACTTTAGAGATGTCACCTGTCCGACTGTGTCGCCAAGAGCTGGTACAGATTTCTGCAGCTGACCTTCAGGTCTCTGGTTCTGCCACAAGGAGGCAACAGTCTATTGTTGATACCAGCACAGAGTCAACGTTAGAAGACTCCATAGAAGTTTCCAGAAAAAAGGACACATGA
- the qng1 gene encoding queuosine 5'-phosphate N-glycosylase/hydrolase isoform X1 yields MEKALLPRESGQFIATRSQDVFVEEAGVQKVAEMLFSLRHSDALTASGWKKANPLAPEPTSDQALNWVFVVDTMNFSFWPEKENQQCEVTYKGTTYTGYMTLCASITRAMEEGIPITDPKYFSQMSVEELGHVLRSDNETPMPMLQERHQVLTEGGRVLLEQGGSFRSFISQAGSDAQKMVELIVEKIPSYRDEATYEGKRISFYKRAQILVADFWGVMEDRGQGDTINIDWLTMFADYRVPQALVYLGALRYSDTLMQALRNGELFCSGDQREVEIRGCSIWSVELIKEHLCKLVKERDGQACNVNSAIIDFYLWPFAKQHHREMAHIPIHHTRCIYY; encoded by the exons ATGGAAAAAGCCCTGTTACCCAGAGAGTCTGGGCAGTTCATTGCAACGCGTAGTCAAGATGTCTTTGTGGAGGAGGCAGGAGTGCAGAAGGTGGCAGAGATGCTCTTCAGTCTCCGACACAGCGACGCCTTGACAGCCAGTGGCTGGAAGAAGGCAAATCCATTAGCCCCAGAACCCACCTCTGACCAGG CATTGAACTGGGTGTTTGTGGTAGACACCATGAACTTCTCCTTTTGGCCAGAGAAAGAAAATCAACAGTGTGAGGTGACCTATAAAGGCACAACCTACACGGGCTACATGACCCTATGTGCCTCCATCACCCGGGCCATGGAAGAAG GTATACCAATTACTGACCCCAAGTACTTCTCTCAGATGAGTGTGGAGGAGTTGGGACATGTCCTTCGATCAGACAATGAAACACCCATGCCGATGCTTCAGGAGCGCCACCAG GTGCTGACTGAAGGTGGCCGTGTGCTGCTGGAACAGGGTGGAAGTTTCAGAAGTTTTATCAGCCAAGCCGGAAGCGACGCCCAAAAGATGGTGGAGCTCATTGTGGAGAAGATCCCATCCTACAGAGATGAAGCTACGTATGAG GGCAAAAGGATCTCATTCTACAAGCGAGCCCAGATCCTAGTGGCAGATTTCTGGGGTGTCATGGAGGACAGAGGACAGGGAGACACCATTAACATAGACTGGCTCACCATGTTTGCAGACTACAGGGTTCCTCAGGCGCTTGTCTACTTAGGAGCGCTGCGATactctgacacactgatgcaAGCATTGAGGAACG GGGAGCTGTTCTGTTCAGGCGACCAGAGGGAGGTTGAGATCCGAGGTTGTTCGATTTGGTCTGTGGAGCTGATCAAAGAACATCTTTGCAAGCTGGTGAAGGAGAGAGATGGGCAGGCCTGCAACGTCAACTCCGCAATCATTGACTTCTACCTGTGGCCATTTGCCAAGCAGCATCACAGAGAGATGGCCCACATTCCCATACACCACACACGCTGCATTTACTACTGA
- the qng1 gene encoding queuosine 5'-phosphate N-glycosylase/hydrolase isoform X2 — protein sequence MNFSFWPEKENQQCEVTYKGTTYTGYMTLCASITRAMEEGIPITDPKYFSQMSVEELGHVLRSDNETPMPMLQERHQVLTEGGRVLLEQGGSFRSFISQAGSDAQKMVELIVEKIPSYRDEATYEGKRISFYKRAQILVADFWGVMEDRGQGDTINIDWLTMFADYRVPQALVYLGALRYSDTLMQALRNGELFCSGDQREVEIRGCSIWSVELIKEHLCKLVKERDGQACNVNSAIIDFYLWPFAKQHHREMAHIPIHHTRCIYY from the exons ATGAACTTCTCCTTTTGGCCAGAGAAAGAAAATCAACAGTGTGAGGTGACCTATAAAGGCACAACCTACACGGGCTACATGACCCTATGTGCCTCCATCACCCGGGCCATGGAAGAAG GTATACCAATTACTGACCCCAAGTACTTCTCTCAGATGAGTGTGGAGGAGTTGGGACATGTCCTTCGATCAGACAATGAAACACCCATGCCGATGCTTCAGGAGCGCCACCAG GTGCTGACTGAAGGTGGCCGTGTGCTGCTGGAACAGGGTGGAAGTTTCAGAAGTTTTATCAGCCAAGCCGGAAGCGACGCCCAAAAGATGGTGGAGCTCATTGTGGAGAAGATCCCATCCTACAGAGATGAAGCTACGTATGAG GGCAAAAGGATCTCATTCTACAAGCGAGCCCAGATCCTAGTGGCAGATTTCTGGGGTGTCATGGAGGACAGAGGACAGGGAGACACCATTAACATAGACTGGCTCACCATGTTTGCAGACTACAGGGTTCCTCAGGCGCTTGTCTACTTAGGAGCGCTGCGATactctgacacactgatgcaAGCATTGAGGAACG GGGAGCTGTTCTGTTCAGGCGACCAGAGGGAGGTTGAGATCCGAGGTTGTTCGATTTGGTCTGTGGAGCTGATCAAAGAACATCTTTGCAAGCTGGTGAAGGAGAGAGATGGGCAGGCCTGCAACGTCAACTCCGCAATCATTGACTTCTACCTGTGGCCATTTGCCAAGCAGCATCACAGAGAGATGGCCCACATTCCCATACACCACACACGCTGCATTTACTACTGA